In Thermococcus stetteri, one genomic interval encodes:
- a CDS encoding glycosyltransferase family 39 protein: MRRELLAMVFVAALVVFSLLLTLPVRFIEPDDATYYAAMRAFAEGKLVVTRSELVELQREVAEKGLAVGGFRSIQYVNVGMGYALEKAPGYPFILAFFHKLGIERFVNFIFGLLAIPVFYRMVARAFDPKAALISSLILLSNATFLAMFYRVYMSDFVSMVFVLLGLAFFYLGLEGDDWKRGVLSGLSLGFSVLVRYTNAVAYAALLVYSLWLTRKGGRKALRYSGIVLGASIPMFLLLMAYNNSVFGSPFSVGYSKTIGYTNFAFQYILAGRLEEGLGLLWRNLLTHPKLLLEGFPSLVLLPVGVYIGRKNRATLLLLLWFLAYFGLYFQYEWLRTGLYIFMTRFYLPMAPALAALAGVAIGKLVEERKGWVIGYALLALVLLIDISSLQAFFGFALSGRPAPRIGGPISGPGRGAPPGRG, encoded by the coding sequence ATGAGAAGAGAACTCTTGGCGATGGTTTTTGTGGCCGCTTTAGTGGTTTTCTCCCTTCTGCTGACCCTTCCGGTCAGGTTCATCGAGCCGGACGATGCCACGTACTACGCCGCCATGAGAGCCTTTGCGGAAGGAAAGCTCGTAGTAACGCGTTCCGAGCTTGTGGAGCTTCAAAGGGAGGTCGCGGAAAAAGGCCTCGCGGTTGGCGGCTTCCGTTCAATCCAGTACGTTAACGTTGGCATGGGCTACGCCCTCGAAAAGGCCCCGGGCTATCCTTTCATCCTCGCCTTCTTCCACAAGCTGGGCATCGAGAGGTTCGTAAACTTCATCTTTGGACTCCTTGCCATTCCTGTCTTCTACAGGATGGTGGCGAGGGCTTTCGACCCCAAGGCCGCCCTAATCTCCTCCCTAATCCTCCTCTCGAACGCGACCTTTCTGGCGATGTTCTACAGGGTTTACATGTCCGACTTCGTGAGCATGGTCTTCGTGCTCCTCGGCCTTGCATTCTTCTACCTGGGCCTTGAAGGGGATGACTGGAAGAGGGGCGTTCTCTCAGGTCTATCGCTTGGCTTTTCGGTGCTGGTAAGGTATACCAACGCAGTAGCTTACGCAGCACTCCTCGTTTATTCCCTCTGGCTAACCAGGAAAGGGGGAAGAAAGGCACTTCGCTACTCCGGAATCGTCCTGGGGGCGTCGATTCCCATGTTCCTGCTCCTGATGGCCTACAACAATTCGGTCTTTGGTTCGCCCTTCTCGGTCGGCTACTCAAAGACGATAGGCTACACGAACTTCGCTTTTCAGTACATCCTGGCGGGAAGACTGGAGGAAGGTCTCGGGCTCCTCTGGAGAAACCTGTTAACCCATCCAAAGCTCCTCCTTGAGGGCTTTCCATCGCTTGTGCTCCTCCCGGTGGGGGTATACATCGGGCGGAAGAACAGGGCAACGCTCCTTCTGCTCCTCTGGTTTCTGGCATATTTTGGCCTCTACTTCCAGTACGAGTGGTTGAGAACTGGCCTTTACATATTTATGACGCGCTTCTACCTCCCGATGGCACCGGCACTGGCCGCTTTGGCGGGGGTGGCAATCGGAAAGCTGGTGGAAGAAAGGAAAGGCTGGGTTATAGGCTACGCGCTGCTCGCCCTCGTATTGTTAATTGACATCTCGTCGCTTCAGGCTTTCTTTGGCTTCGCACTCTCTGGGAGGCCTGCCCCGAGGATTGGAGGGCCTATTTCAGGGCCAGGTAGAGGAGCACCGCCAGGGCGAGGGTAA
- a CDS encoding uracil-DNA glycosylase family protein — protein MLLRKVLFSLGINPDFVYITNAVKCNPPENRLRGVPEGALELLAEELEVLKPKAIFAIGKTAERALTELGFDAVYFHHPAWYVRRGVREPDREILEEYLVILDSVKSFKAGYTYNPRGRLSHQ, from the coding sequence ATGCTCCTCAGAAAGGTCCTCTTCTCCCTTGGAATCAATCCCGACTTCGTTTACATAACAAACGCCGTCAAGTGCAATCCTCCAGAAAACAGGCTCAGGGGCGTCCCCGAAGGTGCCCTGGAGCTACTGGCTGAAGAACTGGAAGTTCTAAAGCCGAAAGCGATTTTTGCCATAGGTAAAACTGCTGAGAGGGCCTTAACTGAACTCGGCTTTGATGCAGTCTACTTCCATCACCCTGCCTGGTACGTGAGGAGGGGAGTGAGGGAACCTGATAGGGAGATTCTTGAGGAGTACCTGGTTATTCTGGACTCGGTAAAGTCCTTTAAAGCGGGTTACACTTATAACCCCCGAGGCAGATTGTCCCACCAATGA
- a CDS encoding ArsR/SmtB family transcription factor — protein MNPVRQLLWWLIAGSEGGFNRARIIAALRERPYNARQLARRLGLNYTTVRYHLEVLQKNGLITSTENRYGRMYFLSPVLLENYGEFEEIWAKVREDAREGEK, from the coding sequence ATGAACCCTGTAAGGCAGCTGCTCTGGTGGCTCATTGCGGGAAGTGAAGGGGGTTTCAACAGGGCGAGGATAATAGCGGCCCTTAGGGAGAGGCCGTACAACGCGAGGCAGCTCGCCAGAAGACTCGGCCTGAACTACACCACCGTCCGCTACCACCTTGAGGTTCTCCAGAAGAACGGACTGATAACATCAACGGAGAACCGCTACGGGAGGATGTACTTCCTTTCGCCCGTTCTCTTGGAGAACTACGGAGAGTTTGAGGAGATATGGGCTAAAGTCAGAGAAGATGCCCGGGAGGGGGAGAAATGA
- the cobS gene encoding adenosylcobinamide-GDP ribazoletransferase, translating to MRNVLPFLTRVPAKGDFERAREELWAFPIVALVSSALPTLIFYLKLPLSNVLAVLALYFTIGLLHLDGLADWADGIMVKGDRERKIHAMKDVNTGIAGLFAVVMVLILQVYSLQLLPFYALFLAELNSKMAMLLALATGRPLGDGLGAYFMEGMSGKQLAFGTLFYVLLYIPFVIFEPKTLAGIPGLFIGAYVIKLSIENFGGINGDCLGASAEITRAGTLLIMAFAWAYVGG from the coding sequence ATGAGAAACGTCCTTCCGTTCCTGACGCGGGTTCCGGCGAAGGGGGACTTCGAGAGGGCGAGAGAAGAGCTCTGGGCGTTCCCAATTGTGGCGCTGGTTAGCTCCGCCCTTCCGACCCTCATCTTCTATCTCAAGCTCCCCCTCTCCAACGTTCTGGCCGTTCTGGCCCTCTACTTTACGATTGGCCTTCTCCACCTTGACGGTTTAGCGGACTGGGCGGACGGAATAATGGTCAAGGGCGACAGAGAAAGAAAAATTCATGCTATGAAGGACGTGAACACTGGAATAGCGGGACTTTTTGCGGTCGTTATGGTTCTCATCCTCCAGGTCTACTCCCTCCAGCTCCTCCCGTTCTACGCGCTCTTTCTGGCGGAGCTGAACTCCAAGATGGCCATGCTCCTCGCGCTGGCGACGGGAAGGCCCCTCGGCGATGGATTGGGGGCTTACTTCATGGAGGGGATGAGCGGGAAGCAGCTGGCTTTTGGAACTCTCTTCTATGTTCTGCTTTACATTCCCTTTGTCATCTTCGAGCCGAAAACTTTAGCTGGAATCCCTGGACTCTTCATTGGGGCCTACGTGATCAAGCTCAGCATTGAGAACTTTGGAGGTATCAACGGGGACTGCTTGGGTGCATCAGCGGAGATAACGAGGGCCGGGACGCTTTTGATCATGGCGTTTGCTTGGGCTTACGTGGGAGGCTGA
- a CDS encoding PAB0415 family putative ATP pyrophosphatase: protein MRGVAFFSGGKDGLYALYLAEKRGIEVPYLLTLKTTIGLSPHWENLEALKTLAEDMGKALLTFDMGEGSEALAEFIGSLGVDYLIAGDVFLEEHLKWVNSLAEKAGVKPLEPLWGRESKGLAEEMLKEGFKWVIIAVNREKLGRRWLGYTFRSVGDLERFLEANPGIDPLGEAGEFHTVVLASPLLGGEFELEVKSPEESERYWWARFGLVRE, encoded by the coding sequence TTGAGGGGAGTCGCTTTCTTCTCGGGCGGCAAGGACGGGCTTTATGCCCTCTACCTGGCAGAAAAGAGGGGGATTGAAGTTCCTTACCTTCTAACGCTCAAAACCACGATAGGCCTCTCCCCCCACTGGGAGAACCTTGAAGCGTTGAAAACGCTGGCTGAGGACATGGGGAAAGCCCTCCTCACCTTCGATATGGGGGAGGGAAGTGAGGCCTTAGCGGAGTTCATCGGGTCCCTCGGCGTTGATTACCTCATAGCGGGCGACGTTTTCCTTGAGGAGCACCTGAAGTGGGTGAACTCCCTTGCTGAGAAAGCGGGCGTAAAACCGCTCGAACCCCTCTGGGGGAGGGAAAGCAAAGGGCTTGCCGAGGAGATGCTCAAGGAAGGGTTTAAGTGGGTCATAATTGCTGTGAACCGGGAAAAGCTCGGGAGGAGGTGGCTTGGATACACTTTCCGCTCGGTTGGGGACCTGGAGAGGTTCCTCGAAGCGAACCCCGGAATTGACCCCCTTGGAGAGGCCGGCGAGTTCCACACGGTCGTTCTTGCCTCTCCCCTCCTCGGTGGGGAGTTTGAGCTCGAGGTGAAGTCCCCTGAGGAGAGCGAGAGATACTGGTGGGCCAGGTTCGGGCTGGTGAGAGAATGA